From Rana temporaria chromosome 7, aRanTem1.1, whole genome shotgun sequence, the proteins below share one genomic window:
- the LOC120945303 gene encoding cyclic AMP-dependent transcription factor ATF-4-like — translation MNLLSDNLILGDFLSPFNQSFLAADESLGLLDEDIEVSGYLPSHGFSSEKAKNGVSNLLPLAPLFGSFQGDAFSGMDWMVEKMDLKEFDFDSLLGMEDLESTVSPDELMATLDDSCDLLEDPPIPSLFDKYMPSFAPISIPKGPLEADQVAPMSPTLAEFNISIPDHSFILYVESEVDVAEEDKKSAIYTLETQKYKKEDSSANDSSIYVNPLLKSEKEDSSDDSGVYMSPSYLGSPQQSPASTVEYPSSVQSSPSSPISERPKPYDLPCNDKDISAKVKTVGHPRVDKKTKKMEQNKTAANRYRQKKKAEQELISAECRELEQKNDSLNEKADSIAKEIQYLKDLMEEVRKAKSKRAKSS, via the exons atgaaccttttaAGCGACAATCTCATTTTGGGGGACTTTTTGTCCCCCTTCAACCAGTCATTTTTGGCGGCTGATGAAAGTTTGGGTCTCTTGGATGAAGACATCGAGGTGTCCGGGTACCTCCCATCACATGGGTTTTCCAGCGAAAAGGCTAAGAATGGCGTCTCTAACCTGCTGCCTTTGGCGCCACTCTTTGGCAGTTTCCAGG GGGATGCCTTCTCTGGCATGGATTGGATGGTGGAAAAAATGGACCTGAAGGAGTTTGATTTTGATTCACTGCTTGGAATGGAAGATCTGGAATCCACTGTCTCGCCAGATGAGCTTATGGCCACCTTGGATGACTCTTGTGATCTCCTAGAGGACCCACCTATCCCCTCATTGTTTGACAAGTATATGCCATCATTTGCCCCTATCTCTATTCCAAAAGGTCCATTGGAGGCAGATCAAGTGGCTCCAATGAGTCCCACTTTAGCAGAGTTCAATATCTCTATCCCTGACCATTCCTTTATCTTGTATGTCGAAAGTGAGGTAGACGTTGCTGAGGAAGATAAGAAATCGGCAATTTACACTCTTGAAACTCAAAAATATAAGAAGGAAGACTCCTCAGCTAATGACAGCAGTATTTATGTGAATCCGCTTCTGAAGTCTGAAAAGGAGGATTCCTCAGATGACAGTGGGGTTTATATGAGCCCGTCATatctgggatctcctcagcaaaGTCCTGCATCTACTGTAGAGTACCCTAGTAGTGTTCAgtcctctccctcttcccccattTCCGAGAGACCCAAACCTTATGACCTTCCCTGTAATGATAAAGACATCTCCGCAAAGGTAAAAACTGTAGGGCATCCCAGAGTAGACAAGAAGACAAAGAAAATGGAGCAGAACAAAACCGCAGCCAATCGCTACCGGCAGAAGAAGAAAGCAGAACAAGAGTTAATATCTGCAGagtgtcgagaactggagcagaAAAATGATTCCCTCAATGAAAAAGCGGACTCTATAGCAAAAGAGATCCAGTATTTAAAAGATCTAATGGAGGAAGTTCGTAAGGCCAAAAGCAAACGAGCAAAAAGTTCTTGA